The Micromonospora sp. NBC_00421 genome contains a region encoding:
- a CDS encoding ABC transporter permease: protein MRGRGAVADLVMGARMAVTGGREGWTRALLTAVGVGIGVAMLLLATAVPGALDARQARGDARDDLRMGEQVAAGPGTLLVHPVDTEFRGRPVRGRLVRPEGPAAPVPPGLTALPGPGEAVVSPALRRLLDSPAGPLFAPRLGGARVTGTIADAGLAGPHELAYYQGDDRLTDAHGATRLDRFGGGLPGEGLGPVLMLLVAVIFVVLLLPIAVFLGSAVRYGGERRDRRLAALRLVGADTTMVRRIAAGEAAAGALLGVAVGIGFLLAGRQLVPLVTLYDISVYASDIRPPVVLLLAVVLAVPALAVLVAMLALRAVVVEPLGVTRRGTPVRRRLWWRLLLPAAGLALLLPVAGLRDSDGGVTRWLVPAGAVLLLTGTVTLLPWLTDLLVRRLRGGPVPWQLAVRRVQLDSATAARLVNGIAVAVAGTIGLQMLFAGIAGDFTTASGQDTSRAQVQVQFRDQPDLARVLRQLGGAEGVTAATGTLSTGANVGSPDGPPVEIRIGDCAALAEFARLDRCVDGDTFLASNPGDPVAVPAGAMLTVEDGSRWRVPTTARAAQARPDPAGWMQNGALVTPGAVAGRTLGPLRSTVYLQLDPAASDAVEHVRNATAAIDLTTSVSVLSPTIESPKFADIRRGLAIGTVVTLVLIATSMLVGTLEQLRERRRLLAMLVAVGTRRSTLGWSVLWQTALPVGVGLVLAVGFGLGLGAALLRMVQAPVSIAWPVVGFSVGLGALTVLAVTGLSLPLLWRLTRADGLRTE from the coding sequence GTGAGAGGCCGGGGCGCGGTCGCGGACCTGGTGATGGGCGCCCGGATGGCCGTCACCGGTGGCCGGGAGGGCTGGACCCGGGCGCTGCTCACCGCCGTCGGCGTCGGTATCGGGGTGGCCATGCTGCTGCTCGCCACCGCCGTGCCGGGGGCGCTGGACGCCCGGCAGGCGCGCGGCGACGCCCGCGACGACCTGCGGATGGGCGAACAGGTCGCGGCCGGTCCCGGCACCCTGCTGGTCCACCCGGTGGACACCGAGTTCCGGGGCCGGCCGGTCCGGGGCCGGCTGGTCCGGCCGGAGGGGCCGGCCGCCCCCGTCCCGCCGGGGCTGACCGCCCTGCCCGGCCCCGGCGAGGCGGTCGTCTCCCCCGCCCTGCGCCGGCTGCTCGACTCCCCCGCCGGCCCGTTGTTCGCCCCCCGCCTCGGCGGCGCGCGGGTCACCGGCACCATCGCCGACGCGGGCCTCGCCGGCCCCCACGAGCTGGCCTACTACCAGGGCGACGACCGGCTGACCGACGCGCACGGGGCGACCCGGCTGGACAGGTTCGGCGGCGGGCTGCCCGGCGAGGGTCTCGGCCCGGTGCTGATGCTGCTGGTGGCGGTCATCTTCGTGGTGCTGCTGCTGCCCATCGCGGTGTTCCTCGGCTCCGCCGTGCGCTACGGCGGCGAACGCCGGGACCGCCGGCTGGCGGCGCTGCGCCTGGTCGGCGCGGACACCACCATGGTCCGGCGGATCGCCGCCGGGGAGGCCGCGGCCGGCGCGCTGCTCGGCGTCGCCGTCGGCATCGGGTTCCTGCTCGCCGGCCGCCAACTGGTCCCGCTGGTCACCCTCTACGACATCAGTGTGTACGCCTCGGACATCCGGCCGCCCGTCGTGCTGCTGCTGGCCGTCGTGCTGGCCGTGCCGGCGCTGGCCGTGCTGGTGGCGATGCTGGCGCTGCGGGCGGTGGTGGTCGAGCCGCTCGGGGTGACCCGACGCGGCACCCCGGTCCGCCGCCGGCTCTGGTGGCGGCTGCTGCTGCCCGCCGCCGGCCTGGCCCTGCTCCTGCCCGTGGCCGGTCTGCGCGACTCCGACGGCGGGGTCACCCGGTGGCTGGTGCCGGCCGGGGCGGTGCTGCTGCTGACCGGCACGGTCACCCTGCTGCCCTGGCTGACCGACCTGCTGGTCCGGCGGCTACGCGGCGGCCCGGTGCCCTGGCAGCTCGCGGTACGCCGGGTGCAGCTGGACAGCGCCACCGCCGCACGGCTGGTCAACGGCATCGCCGTGGCCGTCGCGGGCACCATCGGCCTGCAGATGCTCTTCGCCGGGATCGCCGGGGACTTCACCACCGCCAGTGGGCAGGACACCTCCCGGGCGCAAGTGCAGGTGCAGTTCCGCGACCAGCCCGACCTGGCCCGGGTGCTGCGGCAGCTCGGCGGGGCCGAGGGGGTGACCGCCGCAACCGGCACCCTCAGCACCGGGGCCAACGTCGGCTCGCCGGACGGCCCACCGGTGGAGATCCGGATCGGCGACTGCGCCGCGCTGGCCGAGTTCGCCCGCCTCGACCGGTGCGTGGACGGGGACACCTTCCTGGCGTCCAATCCGGGCGACCCGGTGGCTGTCCCCGCCGGCGCGATGCTGACCGTCGAGGACGGGTCGCGGTGGCGGGTGCCCACGACGGCGCGTGCCGCGCAGGCCCGACCCGACCCGGCCGGCTGGATGCAGAACGGGGCGCTGGTCACCCCCGGCGCGGTCGCCGGCCGGACCCTCGGTCCGCTGCGGTCGACCGTCTACCTCCAGCTCGACCCGGCCGCCTCCGACGCGGTCGAACACGTCCGCAACGCCACCGCCGCGATCGACCTGACCACGTCCGTCTCCGTGCTGTCCCCGACCATCGAGTCGCCCAAGTTCGCCGACATCCGGCGCGGCCTGGCCATCGGCACGGTCGTCACCCTGGTGCTGATCGCCACCAGCATGCTGGTCGGCACGCTGGAGCAGCTGCGGGAACGCCGCCGCCTGCTGGCCATGCTGGTGGCGGTGGGCACCCGACGCAGCACCCTCGGCTGGTCCGTGCTCTGGCAGACCGCCCTGCCGGTCGGGGTCGGGCTGGTGTTGGCGGTCGGCTTCGGGCTCGGCCTCGGCGCTGCCCTGCTGCGGATGGTGCAGGCCCCGGTCTCGATCGCCTGGCCGGTGGTCGGCTTCTCCGTCGGGCTCGGCGCGCTGACCGTCCTGGCGGTGACCGGGTTGAGCCTGCCCCTGCTGTGGCGACTCACCCGCGCTGACGGGCTGCGCACCGAGTGA
- a CDS encoding VOC family protein, translating into MAISATTHLNFRGDARAALEFYRSVFGGRCTVVSYGDLGMPKDLPDADRVVFGQVTADNGFAVMAYDVPGQAPDAPAPAATTRENGMTLTGERFFVSVRGDTAEEVGALWDKLADGADLIEKYGPSPWAPGFGMLTDRFGVTWILDVATPYAG; encoded by the coding sequence ATGGCCATCTCCGCCACCACGCACCTCAACTTCCGGGGTGACGCCCGCGCGGCGTTGGAGTTCTACCGGTCCGTGTTCGGTGGCCGCTGCACCGTCGTCAGCTACGGCGACCTGGGGATGCCGAAGGACCTGCCGGACGCCGACAGGGTCGTCTTCGGCCAGGTCACGGCCGACAACGGCTTCGCCGTCATGGCCTACGACGTGCCCGGCCAGGCCCCCGATGCGCCCGCGCCGGCCGCCACCACCCGCGAGAACGGCATGACGCTGACCGGCGAGCGGTTCTTCGTCTCCGTCCGTGGTGACACCGCCGAGGAGGTCGGCGCGTTGTGGGACAAGCTCGCCGACGGTGCCGATCTGATCGAGAAGTACGGCCCGTCGCCGTGGGCACCGGGCTTCGGGATGCTCACCGACCGGTTCGGCGTCACCTGGATCCTCGACGTCGCCACCCCGTACGCCGGCTGA
- a CDS encoding helix-turn-helix transcriptional regulator yields the protein MPTTSARLLALLSLLQSRRDWPGGVLAARLGISLRTVRRDVDRLRELGYPIAAAKGPDGGYRLAAGTVLPPLLFDDEQAVALTIALQVAATGTTGGLADDAARALHTVRQVLPARLRQRVGALSVTAVARPTTAAAEPVDGGVLLALGSAVHAREILRFDYGSDSTDGPARHAEPHHVVTWDGRWYLVAWDLDRADWRTFRVDRITLRPPHGPRFTPRPLAGGDVATYLTGVFRGSGGGSADWPCRGTVVLDLPAATVARYTRDGLVEEIAPDRCRLTLGSWSWVSLAAAVARYDAEITVVGPPPLTDAFALLADRFTRTATGGVAAVARAGSAAPALSGQQRERGEGVVPPQQS from the coding sequence ATGCCGACCACGTCCGCGCGACTACTCGCCCTGCTGTCGCTGTTGCAGAGCCGTCGGGACTGGCCCGGCGGGGTGCTGGCCGCACGCCTGGGCATCAGCCTGCGTACCGTGCGCCGCGACGTCGACCGGCTCCGGGAACTCGGCTACCCCATCGCCGCCGCCAAGGGCCCCGACGGTGGCTACCGGCTCGCCGCCGGCACCGTGCTGCCGCCACTGCTGTTCGACGACGAACAGGCCGTCGCCCTCACCATCGCGCTCCAGGTCGCGGCGACCGGCACGACCGGCGGGCTCGCCGACGACGCGGCGCGGGCGCTGCACACCGTACGACAGGTGCTGCCCGCCCGGCTGCGGCAGCGGGTCGGGGCGCTCAGCGTCACCGCCGTCGCCCGGCCCACCACCGCAGCCGCCGAACCGGTCGACGGCGGGGTGCTGCTGGCGCTCGGCAGCGCCGTGCACGCCCGCGAGATCCTCCGGTTCGACTACGGGTCCGACAGCACGGACGGGCCGGCCCGGCACGCCGAACCGCACCACGTCGTCACCTGGGACGGCCGGTGGTACCTCGTCGCCTGGGACCTCGACCGGGCCGACTGGCGGACCTTCCGCGTCGACCGGATCACCCTGCGCCCGCCCCACGGGCCCCGCTTCACCCCCCGCCCACTGGCCGGCGGAGACGTCGCCACGTACCTCACCGGGGTCTTCCGGGGGTCGGGCGGCGGGTCGGCGGACTGGCCCTGCCGGGGCACGGTGGTCCTCGACCTGCCGGCGGCGACCGTCGCCCGGTACACCCGCGACGGCCTCGTCGAGGAGATCGCCCCCGACCGGTGCCGGCTCACCCTCGGGTCGTGGTCCTGGGTGAGCCTGGCCGCCGCCGTCGCCCGGTACGACGCCGAGATCACCGTCGTCGGCCCACCGCCGCTCACCGACGCGTTCGCGCTGCTGGCCGACCGGTTCACCCGCACCGCCACCGGTGGTGTCGCCGCCGTGGCACGAGCGGGCTCCGCCGCCCCGGCGCTGTCAGGCCAGCAGCGGGAGCGCGGCGAAGGTGTGGTCCCGCCACAACAGTCGTGA
- a CDS encoding carboxylesterase/lipase family protein: MPSESAPEVRTVAGVLRGCREADRAVFRGIPYAEPPVGALRFAAPQPVRGWQGVRPAVAFGPPPPQPGAFGTSPQRVGDDWLTLNVWTPEPDPAAGLPVLVWVPGGGYLVGCSGLPEYDGGHLAAGGTVVVTLNYRLGFEGFGQLDGAPANRGLLDQVAALRWVRDNISAFGGDPDRVTVFGQSAGGGSVAALLAMPRAAGLFRRAVAQSVPGTFLSPELAADVTAACAAELGVRPTLADLSTVAPDRLPAVGEAISAGIVRWRERWGRITHRPIPFAPVVDGDVLPATPWRALADGAARDVDLLVGHTRDEHRLFSLLDGVLGQVTPEQAETALRMLAPGPAGARRYREAFPDATDEQLYELVNADWLFRMPSLHLADAQLAGGGRVHLYELTWPAPGLGGGLGACHGLDVPLVFGNLTSGQPAMLIGDPPTPAAQELSGQLRGAWTAFAATGDPGWPAYDADRRTRVFDERPVVVAYPEETSRLLWRDHTFAALPLLA, from the coding sequence ATGCCGTCGGAGTCCGCGCCGGAAGTCCGTACCGTGGCCGGTGTCCTGCGGGGCTGCCGGGAGGCGGACCGGGCGGTGTTCCGTGGCATCCCGTACGCCGAGCCGCCGGTCGGAGCCCTCCGGTTCGCCGCGCCGCAGCCGGTACGCGGCTGGCAGGGCGTACGTCCGGCGGTCGCCTTCGGTCCGCCGCCCCCGCAGCCCGGCGCGTTCGGGACGTCCCCGCAGCGCGTCGGCGACGACTGGCTGACGCTCAACGTCTGGACGCCGGAGCCGGACCCGGCGGCGGGGTTGCCGGTCCTGGTGTGGGTTCCCGGTGGCGGTTACCTCGTCGGCTGTTCCGGCCTCCCGGAGTACGACGGCGGCCACCTCGCCGCCGGCGGAACCGTGGTGGTGACGCTCAACTACCGCCTCGGTTTCGAGGGTTTCGGGCAGCTCGACGGGGCCCCGGCCAACCGGGGGCTGCTCGACCAGGTCGCGGCCCTGCGCTGGGTGCGGGACAACATCAGTGCCTTCGGTGGCGACCCGGACCGGGTGACGGTCTTCGGGCAGTCGGCCGGTGGCGGCTCGGTCGCCGCGCTGCTGGCCATGCCGCGCGCCGCCGGACTGTTCCGGCGGGCGGTCGCGCAGAGCGTCCCGGGGACGTTCCTCTCACCCGAGTTGGCCGCCGACGTCACCGCCGCCTGCGCCGCCGAGCTGGGGGTACGACCGACCCTGGCCGACCTGTCGACGGTGGCTCCGGACCGGCTGCCGGCCGTGGGTGAGGCGATTTCGGCCGGGATCGTCCGGTGGCGGGAACGGTGGGGGCGGATCACCCACCGGCCGATCCCGTTCGCGCCGGTCGTCGACGGTGACGTGCTGCCGGCGACCCCGTGGCGGGCGCTGGCCGACGGTGCCGCGCGGGACGTCGACCTGCTCGTCGGGCACACCCGCGACGAGCACCGGCTGTTCAGCCTGCTCGACGGCGTGCTCGGCCAGGTCACGCCGGAGCAGGCCGAGACCGCGCTGCGGATGCTGGCCCCGGGCCCGGCCGGTGCCCGCCGCTACCGGGAGGCGTTCCCGGACGCGACCGACGAGCAGCTGTACGAGCTGGTCAACGCGGACTGGCTGTTCCGGATGCCGAGCCTGCACCTGGCCGACGCGCAACTCGCCGGTGGCGGCCGGGTCCACCTCTACGAGCTGACCTGGCCGGCGCCGGGCCTGGGCGGTGGCCTCGGTGCCTGTCACGGCCTGGACGTGCCGCTGGTCTTCGGCAACCTGACCAGTGGGCAGCCCGCGATGCTGATCGGTGATCCGCCCACTCCGGCCGCGCAGGAGCTGTCCGGGCAGCTGCGCGGGGCGTGGACGGCGTTCGCCGCGACCGGCGACCCCGGGTGGCCGGCGTACGACGCCGATCGCCGCACGCGCGTCTTCGACGAACGGCCGGTGGTCGTCGCCTATCCGGAGGAGACCTCACGACTGTTGTGGCGGGACCACACCTTCGCCGCGCTCCCGCTGCTGGCCTGA